A section of the Carassius carassius chromosome 17, fCarCar2.1, whole genome shotgun sequence genome encodes:
- the LOC132160542 gene encoding uracil nucleotide/cysteinyl leukotriene receptor-like, translating to MESPLTELPPLLSNQSMESCPTVDNTVENMIFGFYYIIVFLLALNGNSLALWIFARQRGNASPANVFLLHLAVADLFYVFVLPLRATYHLTGGHWPFGEIPCRLAGFFFYVNMYASLYFLACVAGDRYLAVVHAVRSLKVRHPRYAHIASFALWALVIVSMAPLLVTKQTAEVNGSTVCLQLYREKASQRALISLVIAFTPPFIATLSCYLLIVNSLRKGSRLEPALKLRALRTIGLVMLIYIVCFLPYHLSRATFILGYAHPDLSCQIKRGLALANRLTSSLTCLNGALDPLVYLFAAEKFRGSVLRIFCRDRSGGSGATSGDLKGTHESSVSAKSEL from the coding sequence ATGGAGTCCCCCCTGACAGAACTCCCCCCCTTGCTGTCCAATCAATCCATGGAGAGCTGTCCAACTGTGGACAATACAGTGGAGAACATGATTTTTGGATTCTACTACATCATAGTTTTCCTCCTGGCACTGAATGGCAATAGCCTTGCCCTGTGGATCTTCGCCCGCCAGAGAGGCAACGCTTCTCCAGCCAATGTCTTTCTGCTTCATCTCGCTGTGGCCGACCTGTTTTACGTCTTTGTTTTACCCCTCAGAGCCACTTATCATTTAACTGGAGGACACTGGCCATTTGGTGAAATCCCCtgccgtctcgctggcttcttcTTTTATGTCAACATGTATGCCAGCTTGTACTTCCTGGCCTGTGTTGCAGGGGATAGATACCTTGCTGTAGTACACGCCGTTCGTTCCCTCAAGGTCAGACACCCTCGTTACGCTCACATAGCCAGTTTTGCACTATGGGCTTTGGTGATAGTGTCTATGGCGCCCCTGCTGGTCACCAAGCAGACTGCAGAAGTCAATGGCTCTACTGTATGCTTGCAGCTGTACAGAGAAAAAGCTTCACAGCGTGCTCTCATCTCTCTCGTCATAGCCTTCACACCACCTTTTATTGCTACACTGTCTTGCTACCTGCTGATAGTGAACAGTCTGCGGAAAGGTTCAAGGCTGGAGCCGGCACTGAAACTCCGAGCTCTCCGCACCATTGGTCTGGTCATGCTCATTTACATAGTGTGTTTTTTGCCATATCACTTAAGCCGTGCAACCTTCATCCTGGGATATGCGCACCCAGACCTATCCTGCCAAATCAAAAGAGGACTAGCCCTGGCTAACCGGCTTACTTCCTCTCTAACCTGTCTGAATGGAGCTTTGGATCCCCTGGTCTACCTGTTTGCGGCTGAGAAGTTCAGAGGAAGCGTCCTCAGGATTTTCTGCAGGGACAGGTCGGGTGGGTCCGGTGCTACAAGCGGGGACCTGAAAGGCACACATGAGAGCTCTGTCAGCGCAAAGTCTGAGTTATAA
- the LOC132161229 gene encoding unconventional myosin-VIIa-like encodes MVVLRKGDYVWVDCSDGVQIGAEVRLSDTGQLQLIDDEGKEHKIKKDNSLKPMHPTSVNGVDDMIRLGDLNEAGLLRNLLVRYKEGAIYTYTGSILVAVNPYQLLPIYTPEQVELYTDRRLGDLPPHVFAIADSCFFNMRRNRKDQCCIISGESGAGKTESTKLMLQFLAAVSGQRSWIEQQILEANPILEAFGNAKTIRNDNSSRFGKYIDIHFNKNGAIEGARFEQYLLEKSRVCRQAPQERNYHIFYCMLMGMPPDQKKILSLGHAAEYSYLTMGQCTTCEGRDDIKEYASFRSAMKILAFTENDTWEINKLLAAILHLGNVDFEETIMNNLESCDVLSSTHFKMAAQLLEVAPNALDVSLTQRSLMTNRESVSKPLNSAQAVDGRNAFVKAIYGRMFVWIVEKINSAIYKPPPDPKHIRLSIGLLDIFGFENFNNNSFEQLCINFANEQLQQFFVKHVFKLEQQEYVREDIVWNNIKFNDNQRTLDVLAVKPLNVLALIDEESLFPKGTDATMLNKMNQVHGKGDIYMPPKNNHDTQFGIRHFAGVVYYDCKGFLEKNRDTLSNDVIQLIHTSSSKLLKQIFHRELSTTEARTSSNHTIITPKNSLRQTTDTKKRVPTLCGQFRQSLDSLMKTLTSCQPFFIRCIKPNDFKKPMLFDRELCIRQLRYSGMMETIRIRKAGYPIRHTFDEFLERYRVLLKSSVCDPKTESAKKCCESICENVLTEEEWKIGKTKVFLKDFHDTVLELARDSALNEKALIIQRVLRGYKHRKVFLTKRRAAVTIQKTWRGHKVRKLYRVVQLGFARLRAQVRSRQLAWQYKRKRQATILLQAQTRGHLMRKEWKRKRAAVILLQAYTRGTLARKAVKKMKRDAYLSLQERRAEELAALERQRRLDEILRQKKEREAAEQLEPSTDQEMVDDIFGFLPSMVGGQEGQAPVGFEDFEGKRVVLEEVDLDDAPLMEIPDEDFDDLDEYSFSKFASMYFQGAATPTHIRQRIRQPLLYHEEENDVLASLTVWWMILRFMGDLPEPKAQGVSRNGLPFAEGSLQTDVASRQDRRLSHMVGLDQRLKNTRNSPNRKLSTVPDDASRNRKSSTFTDILARNKKSVQDDGVPSRKLSAIPEQGPKNRKTSTFTDVMSRNKRISTAPEGTQSNRTGRKPSVIAEEAKDGTEVSKQPTVQTISEEDEMNADRLTLDRPMTSLEKLHIIVGYAIVRRDLRDEIYCQICKQLQENSNRGSFFRGWILLCICLGIFPPTERFIKYLQSFLRFGPVGYAPYCADRLRRTVANGVRGEPPSWLELQATKSKKPIAISVTMMDGRTISLPVDSASTSKEVCQMLSQKVKLQDTFGFSLYVALYDKVWSLGSGSEHVMDAISQCEQEVKRKGGQEQHAPWRLFFRKEIFTPWHDCSQDNVSTDIIYRQVIRGLKSGEYQCEKEEDTVALVAKHFYVQFGSDMSMENTRTVVKECINSKLLEAKSEEKWTQMVNTAHTQGPLINTQTKSDKVKADVVDYARQKWSMFFSKFFEVAKLSGPPLPKSKFIFAINSKGITFLDEREKNLLALSYPELTGVNAIRERKCVCLLTLKGDFTLNAVMATDISDLIAMFLAGLTQRSQYAVTLQEVNRQDDKTFLSFKKAELIYLIKDDEFPVARGWLKGKNERTGEIGAVPADAVLILPTLTKPTNEVLSLISLSPDQRKTIIDNTVKGTITERVAPSTLKDFSVEYFRQPIKDVNRQVISKNAAPEKLWVNSREPIRQPLLKRLVGNPDLSPLACNAFTAILKYMGDYPTRQVQSPLELTDQIFGPPTENEELRDEIYCHIMKQITSNNNRYSVEQGWQLLWLCCGLFPPSNSLLKHAQRFIETRKREPLATDCLQRLQGARRMEPRKLPPHQVEVDAIQQNSTQIFHKIQFPNDTQENFEVTSNTKIKDLVRTIANKVMLSSAEGFSLFVKTPDKVLSLNETDYFFDSLRQITDWSRRAKRVNQAGGPVNVSYTVFFMRKLWFSIIPGRDVEADLIFHYPQELPKYLRGYHRCTKEEMVMLGALLFRVKVDNDKTQFPMIPRMLKDLVPNDQLKAMSADEWKKHIFAEYNKQTGTTVEQAMIGFLKIVYKWPTFGCAFFDVKQTSEPNFPDIVRIAISKQGVTVIHPKTKDILALHPYNKIANWCSGSTYFHMTVGNLVRGNKILCETSLGYKIDDLLTSYVNMHLTEKKGQRRNQHFA; translated from the exons ATGGTGGTGTTAAGGAAG GGGGACTATGTGTGGGTGGACTGCAGTGATGGTGTCCAAATTGGAGCTGAAGTCAGACTTTCAGACACTGGGCAACTTCAGCTCATTGACGATGAGGGAAAG GAGCACAAGATTAAAAAGGACAACTCCCTGAAGCCCATGCATCCCACCTCAGTGAACGGTGTGGATGATATGATAAGGCTGGGTGACCTAAATGAGGCTGGACTGTTACGGAACCTTCTTGTGCGCTACAAAGAAGGAGCAATCTAT aCATACACAGGGTCAATTCTGGTGGCAGTGAACCCTTACCAGCTGCTGCCAATCTACACTCCAGAGCAGGTGGAGCTGTACACAGACCGGCGGTTGGGTGATCTCCCCCCGCATGTCTTTGCCATTGCAGACAGCTGTTTCTTCAACATGCGACGGAACCGCAAAGACCAGTGCTGCATCATTAG TGGGGAGTCCGGAGCAGGAAAAACAGAGAGCACCAAACTCATGCTGCAATTTCTTGCGGCGGTGAGTGGGCAGCGCTCCTGGATTGAGCAGCAGATTCTAGAAGCAAACCCAATCTTAGAAG CTTTTGGTAATGCAAAGACCATCCGCAATGACAACTCCAGCCGCTTTGGAAAATATATTGACATCCACTTTAATAAAAATGGTGCTATCGAGGGGGCCCGCTTTGAACAGTACCTACTCGAGAAATCACGTGTTTGTCGACAG GCCCCACAAGAGAGAAACTACCACATCTTTTACTGCATGCTCATGGGAATGCCTCCTGACCAAAAGAAGATCCTGTCTTTGGGACATGCTGCAGAATACAGCTATCTCACAATG GGTCAGTGCACTACATGCGAAGGACGGGACGACATAAAAGAGTATGCCAGCTTCCGTTCAGCAATGAAGATCTTGGCATTCACAGAAAATGACACGTGGGAAATTAACAAGCTTCTTGCTGCCATCCTACACCTGGGGAATGTAGACTTTGAAG AAACCATTATGAACAACCTTGAGAGCTGTGATGTTCTCTCTTCTACACATTTCAAAATGGCTGCACAGTTATTAGAg GTGGCCCCAAATGCCCTGGATGTAAGCTTGACACAACGCTCTTTGATGACTAACAGGGAGAGTGTGTCTAAACCTCTGAACTCAGCACAAGCAGTGGATGGCAGAAATGCCTTTGTAAAG GCCATCTATGGAAGGATGTTTGTGTGGATTGTGGAGAAAATCAACAGTGCCATTTACAAACCTCCTCCTGACCCCAAACACATCCGACTCTCAATTGGTTTGTTGGACATTTTTGGCTTTGAAAACTTCAACAACAACAG CTTTGAACAGCTCTGCATTAACTTTGCCAATGAGCAGCTTCAGCAGTTCTTTGTGAAACACGTCTTCAAGCTTGAACAACAGGAATACGTACGTGAAGACATCGTCTGGAACAACATTAAATTTAACGACAATCAGCGTACCCTTGATGTTCTGGCCGTAAAGCCTCTCAACGTTCTCGCTCTTATTGATGAAGAGAGTCTCTTTCCTAAG GGCACAGATGCTACTATGCTTAACAAAATGAATCAGGTTCATGGGAAGGGTGACATCTACATGCCCCCAAAAAACAATCACGACACGCAGTTTGGAATCCGCCATTTTGCTGGAGTTGTCTACTATGACTGCAAAG GTTTCCTTGAGAAGAACAGAGATACTCTGAGTAATGATGTCATCCAGCTGATACACACATCATCCAGTAAGCTACTAAAGCAGATATTTCACCGTGAGCTAAGCACCACAGAGGCGAGAACTAGCTCCAACCACACTATCATCACCCCAAAAAACTCACTTCGG CAAACAACAGACACAAAGAAACGTGTGCCTACATTATGTGGGCAGTTCCGTCAGTCGCTGGACTCTTTAATGAAGACTCTAACTTCCTGCCAACCTTTCTTTATTCGCTGTATTAAACCCAATGACTTCAAGAAGCCTATG CTCTTTGACAGGGAGCTGTGTATCCGTCAACTTCGTTACTCTGGAATGATGGAGACTATCCGCATTCGGAAGGCCGGCTATCCCATCCGTCACACATTTGATGAGTTTCTGGAGCGTTACCGTGTGCTGCTCAAGTCCAGTGTTTGTGACCCCAAAACT GAGAGTGCCAAGAAATGCTGTGAAAGTATCTGTGAGAATGTTCTGACTGAAGAGGAGTGGAAGATCGGCAAGACTAAAGTGTTTCTGAAG GATTTCCATGATACTGTTTTGGAACTGGCACGAGACAGCGCTCTCAATGAGAAGGCACTTATTATTCAGAGAGTCTTGAGAGGATATAAACACAG GAAAGTGTTCCTGACAAAGAGAAGAGCAGCTGTGACCATACAGAAAACCTGGCGAGGACACAAAGTCAGAAAACTTTACAGAGTG GTCCAGTTGGGTTTTGCCCGTCTACGTGCTCAAGTACGCTCTCGTCAGTTGGCCTGGCAGTATAAACGGAAGCGACAAGCAACTATTCTGCTTCAGGCTCAGACTCGTGGCCACCTGATGAGGAAGGAGTGGAAACGAAAGAGAGCGGCAGTGATACTCCTGCAGGCTTACACCAGAGGAACTCTAGCCAGAAAAGCTGTcaagaaaatgaagagagat GCTTACCTCTCACTTCAGGAACGTAGAGCAGAAGAACTTGCTGCTCTAGAGAGGCAAAGGAGGCTTGATGAAATTCTGCggcagaaaaaagaaagagaggcgGCTGAACAGTTGGAACCCTCCACAGACCAGGAAATGGTGGATGATATCTTTGGCTTCTTGCCTAGCATGGTTGGCGGACAGGAGGGCCAGGCACCTGTGGGCTTTGAG GACTTTGAGGGAAAGCGAGTGGTGCTTGAAGAGGTGGATCTGGATGATGCTCCATTGATGGAGATTCCAGATGAAGACTTTGATGATTTGGATGAGTACTCGTTCTCCAAGTTTGCTTCCATGTACTTCCAGGGTGCtgccacacccacacacattcgCCAGAGAATACGTCAGCCTCTGCTCTACCATGAGGAGGAGAATGATGTCCTA GCTTCACTAACGGTTTGGTGGATGATCTTGAGATTTATGGGTGATCTTCCTGAACCAAAAGCTCAGGGGGTCTCAAGGAATGGACTACCCTTTGCAGAAGGCTCTCTTCAGACGGATGTGGCCTCCAGACAGGATAGACGCCTCAGCCATATGGTGGGCTTGGACCAG AGATTGAAAAATACAAGAAACTCTCCGAACAGGAAACTCAGTACAGTTCCAGACGACGCTTCCCGCAACAGAAAGTCTTCAACTTTTACAGACATACTGGCCCGAAACAAAAAATCTGTCCAAGATGATGGTGTTCCAAGCCGCAAACTATCTGCCATACCAGAGCAGGGTCCGAAAAATCGAAAGACTTCAACTTTCACTGATGTAATGTCCCGAAACAAAAGGATCTCCACAGCACCTGAGGGGACTCAATCCAACAGAACCGGTAGAAAACCATCTGTTATAGCAGAAGAG GCAAAGGATGGGACTGAAGTTTCCAAACAACCCACTGTGCAAACTATTAGCGAAGAAGATGAAATGAATGCAGACAGACTCACCCTGGACCGGCCAATGACATCTCTTGAAAAGTTGCATATCATTGTTGGATATGCCATTGTCAGACGTGACCTCAG GGATGAAATCTACTGCCAGATCTGTAAGCAGCTCCAAGAGAACTCAAACCGTGGTAGCTTCTTCCGTGGCTGGATCCTCCTGTGCATCTGTTTGGGAATTTTTCCTCCTACCGAGCGCTTCATCAAG TACCTGCAAAGTTTTCTTCGTTTTGGTCCTGTGGGATACGCGCCTTACTGCGCTGACCGACTGAGGCGCACTGTTGCCAATGGAGTGCGTGGAGAGCCTCCCAGCTGGCTGGAGCTCCAG GCCACCAAGTCCAAGAAACCCATTGCCATCTCAGTAACTATGATGGATGGCAGGACTATCAGTTTGCCTGTAGATTCTGCCTCCACATCTAAAGAGGTCTGCCAGATGCTCTCACAGAAAGTCAAACTTCAGGACACATTTGGCTTCTCACTTTATGTAGCTTTATACGACAAG GTGTGGTCCCTAGGTAGTGGCAGTGAACATGTGATGGATGCAATCTCTCAGTGTGAGCAGGAAGTGAAGAGGAAGGGTGGGCAGGAGCAACATGCCCCTTGGCGTCTCTTCTTCCGTAAAGAGATCTTCACACCTTGGCATGACTGCAGCCAGGATAATGTCAGCACAGACATTATCTACAGACAGGTCATCAGAGGCCTGAAATCTGGAGAATACCAGTGTGAGAAG GAGGAAGACACTGTTGCGCTTGTAGCAAAGCACTTCTATGTGCAGTTTGGATCAGACATGAGTATGGAGAATACTAGGACTGTAGTTAAAGAGTGCATTAACTCCAAACTACTTGAGGCCAAGTCAGAAGAAAAGTGGACCCAGATGGTTAATACAGCACATACGCAG GGCCCACTAATAAACACTCAGACCAAGTCTGATAAAGTCAAAGCAGATGTGGTTGACTATGCTCGTCAAAAGTGGTCAATGTTCTTCTCCAAGTTTTTTGAAGTTGCCAAGTTGTCTG GTCCTCCTCTACCAAAGAGCAAGTTTATCTTTGCCATTAATTCAAAGGGAATAACATTCCTAGATGAACGAGAAAAGAATCTCCTGGCGCTGTCTTACCCAGAGCTCACCGGGGTCAACGCTATCAG AGAAAGgaaatgtgtttgtttgctgACTCTGAAAGGAGACTTCACACTGAATGCAGTCATGGCCACTGACATCTCAGATCTGATAGCCATGTTCCTGGCAGGCCTGACACAACGTTCACAATATGCTGTGACCCTACAGGAGGTTAACAGACAAG ATGATAAAACATTTCTCAGCTTCAAGAAGGCAGAGCTCATCTACCTCATTAAGGATGATGAGTTTCCTGTTGCCCGCGGCTGGTTGAAGGGTAAGAATGAGCGGACAGGAGAAATAGGCGCAGTCCCTGCAGATGCTGTCTTGATTCTTCCAACTCTTACAAAGCCAACAAATGAAGTCCTG aGCCTGATCAGCTTGTCCCCAGATCAAAGAAAGACCATCATAGACAACACTGTAAAAGGAACCATCACTGAAAGAGTGGCTCCTTCAACTCTAAAAGATTTCTCTGTTGAATATTTCAG GCAGCCCATCAAAGATGTGAACAGACAGGTGATCTCTAAGAATGCAGCACCTGAGAAGCTGTGGGTCAACTCCAGAGAACCCATCAGACAGCCCCTGCTGAAGAGACTGGTGGGCAATCCAGATTTAAGCCCACTAGCCTGCAATGCCTTCACTG CTATTCTGAAGTACATGGGTGACTACCCCACTAGACAGGTCCAGAGCCCACTGGAACTCACAGACCAGATCTTTGGCCCACCTACAGAAAATGAAGAGCTCAGAGATGAGATCTACTGTCATATCATGAAACAAATAACCAGCAATAACAACCG ATACAGCGTGGAGCAGGGCTGGCAGCTGCTGTGGCTGTGCTGTGGTCTCTTCCCGCCCAGTAACTCTCTGCTGAAACATGCTCAGCGTTTCATTGAGACACGCAAACGAGAGCCATTGGCCACAGACTGCCTCCAGAGACTGCAAGGGGCTCGGAG AATGGAGCCCAGAAAGCTTCCACCTCACCAGGTAGAGGTTGATGCAATTCAGCAGAACAGCACTCAGATCTTCCACAAAATTCAATTCCCCAATGACACTCAAGAG AATTTTGAGGTGACATCCAACACCAAGATAAAAGACCTGGTCCGGACCATTGCTAATAAAGTCATGTTGTCCTCAGCTGAAGGTTTCAGCCTCTTTGTGAAAACTCCTGATAAG GTTTTGAGTCTGAATGAAACTGACTACTTCTTTGACAGCCTGAGACAGATTACTGACTGGTCCAGGAGAGCAAAGAGGGTTAATCAGG CAGGTGGTCCCGTGAATGTGTCCTACACGGTCTTCTTTATGAGGAAACTGTGGTTCAGCATTATCCCTGGTAGAGATGTGGAGGCAGATCTCATCTTCCATTATCCACAG GAGTTGCCAAAGTACTTGAGAGGTTATCATCGTTGTACCAAAGAAGAAATGGTGATGCTAGGCGCTCTACTCTTCAGGGTGAAAGTGGACAATGATAAAACTCAGTTTCCCATGATTCCTAGGATGCTGAAAGACCTGGTGCCTAATGACCAGCTTAAAGCCATGTCTGCTGATGAATGGAAAAAG CACATTTTTGCCGAGTACAACAAGCAAACTGGCACGACTGTGGAACAGGCAATGATTGGCTTTTTAAAGATCGTCTACAAATGGCCTACATTTGGCTGTGCCTTTTTTGACGTGAAA CAAACATCAGAGCCCAATTTCCCTGACATTGTGAGGATTGCCATAAGCAAACAAGGCGTTACTGTCATTCACCCCAAAACAAAG GACATTCTGGCACTGCATCCATATAACAAAATTGCAAACTGGTGCAGTGGAAGCACATACTTCCACATGACTGTAGGAAACCTTGTCAGAGGGAACAAGATCCTGTGTGAAACTTCCCTG GGCTATAAAATTGACGACCTGCTGACTTCCTACGTCAACATGCATCTTACTGAGAAGAAAGGACAAAGACGGAATCAACACTTTGCCTAA